TTGAGTCTGTCTGGTGAAGCCAATAAAGCCAGCACGTTCACAGTGGCGAAGGTCTTTAATCTTGAAGGTAAAAGCCAACCAATCGAGCTGTATGCCGGAATCATTATGGTTACCCTGCCCTGTTAAATTAGCTTGGATTTGCTGAGCCTCATTCATGTGCATTGAGAAGCCCCGCATCAACGCGCTCTTCACGAGTCATATCATCAATAGATATCAGCTCATAATCAGCGTATTCAGAATCACAGTAAGAAACCAGATTAGGCATCGACTTGAAAAATCCCAATGACCGTCAAGGAAAACCGAGACGGTGTAATCGGGCATCATGTCGTAGAAAACTCTGGTCACTCTAAAATTCTGTCAAGTATGATTTTTCATACTTTAAACAACACAAATGGATATGTAAAGTCTTGGGTGTTAAAAACCATATGTATAATTACAGAAAAGGAAACCTAAGAGATGAAAATCATGCTTCAAGATGTACTTAAAGAAACACGAGAGATTAGAGGATTAAAACAAAGTGAAATCGCTGAGTATGTAGGTGTAACTCCTCAAACCTATATGAAATGGGAAAACGGGAAGAATGAACCCAAAGCGAGCCACCTGAAAAAACTAGCTGAGATCCTCAAGGTATCTGAAATTGAAATGTGTAGAGGAAAACGCAATTCGGAAAGTTATCACCCTATAGAATTCATGAAAAATATTGCTAAATATCAAAGATATATAGATAGCGTCACCTTCACATCAATACTTTTTGATTACATAGAAGATAAAAGTGACTTTATCGACAAACTCGAAGAGGAAATTAAGAGTACTCACGGATTTACAGGTGATGAAATTAAGTACTTAAGTGAGGATGAAAAGATATCTGCCCATGGTTACAAAAAGGCTATAGATATTGTAAATCAAAGCGAATAGCCCTCTCAGGCCTGATTGTTACGTGGAATAAACCCCCGTATTACTAGACGGGGGTTCTGGTTCGTCAGTTCTGTCTGGTACCCTCCATTTAGGTACCATCCGCTGCGCGGATACCTCCTAAAAGGCACCTCCCAGCCAGCCTTCCTCCTCGTAACTTCTCCTCAGTCTCGTCGGCGCTACTCGTCGTCATAAGGAAAACAATGGACATAAATATTGATAGAGTAAAATGCGCTATTGTTGTCCTCCTGCTATTAATATTTTTCTGGGCAGGACGCGCAACAAATAGCAATAACACTGCAGAGTGGACAGTTATCAAAGATTTAACGATGACTCTTTGTAGCTTAGGTACTGTTTTAATTGCAGTTTTAGCACTCAATAATTGGAAGGCTCAAGCTAAGAATCTAAAGATAGATCAAGTGTTAGAGACTTTATCACCATTAGAAAAAATTCAGTTAGCATGTTCCCATTCAGTTTTAGCTATGCACATGAGGTATGAAGAGGATGCTTTGGAATGGGAGCCTCATGCCGAAACTTATCAGGATAGGTACCGAAAGCTAGTTGATGAAATAATAGAGCATAAACATAAAATTAAGCTATTAAGACGTTATTTAAGTAAAGAAGATTATCAAGCACTTGTTGGAAAACTATGTTTGTACGAAACAAATATAACTCTTACAAAGCAATACTTTATACACAAGTATCCAGATCTTTTTTATGACGAGCGCAGCGCATTTGTAAGCATAAATAACCTAAACGCTAGAGCTCTCAAAGCAGAGTCTGAAAAGCTATTTAGAGAATATGCATTGAGTTTATACAATCTACAGTGACGCATTATGCAAATTATGTGTACGGGCTTTCATTGCAAAGCGATTCTCGTTACTAACATGTACGTAGCAAGCTACGACAATGAGTAAGTTCCTCACCCACTCTTTACCGCTTCAAGGTCGTCAGTGCTGGCGCAATAGTACTGACGACAAACCACTCAACATAATTCGAAAACACATAATACGCACTTAAATAAATCATCAGATGCTAACTGAAATATAAGCCTTTAAACAAACTGCCATGCAGTTGATACCGACAACTCTTATATCCTCCCATCCTATTGATATTTAACAATATGATTTCAATTTATCGACCAAATAATTATTAAAGATGCACTAGTTACCTCTTGACGGAAAGATTTCTTGAGCTTATTCAATGTTCTATTAGCGATTCCTTGTGTAATCATAATCTGGCTACTACTCTTGTTTCATATGGGTGATGGAAGCGATATCCCATTTATACCCGCATAATAAAGGAATATGTCATGGCTAGTTTG
This is a stretch of genomic DNA from Vibrio sp. SCSIO 43137. It encodes these proteins:
- a CDS encoding helix-turn-helix transcriptional regulator translates to MKIMLQDVLKETREIRGLKQSEIAEYVGVTPQTYMKWENGKNEPKASHLKKLAEILKVSEIEMCRGKRNSESYHPIEFMKNIAKYQRYIDSVTFTSILFDYIEDKSDFIDKLEEEIKSTHGFTGDEIKYLSEDEKISAHGYKKAIDIVNQSE